Proteins from a single region of Hordeum vulgare subsp. vulgare chromosome 6H, MorexV3_pseudomolecules_assembly, whole genome shotgun sequence:
- the LOC123404236 gene encoding leucine-rich repeat extensin-like protein 7, with product MIRRGMPPPLLLLLLALAGTAAAQQEGNVPEQYAASLATRFDAPASWPFPNPRLRAAYAALQAWKQTAIFSDPSNFTANWQGPDVCAYTGVYCAPAPSAYGAVTVAGIDLNHADIAGYLPASLPLGLPDLALLHLNSNRFCGVVPDTFRRLRLLHELDLSNNRFVGAFPEVVLALPSLKYLDLRFNDFEGAIPPALFDRPLDAIFLNSNRLRRPIPANLGNSPASVVVLAHNRLGGCIPPSIGKMAETLNEIVLIDDQLTGCIPPQVGLLKKVTVFDVSGNRLQGALPAAIGGMAAVEELVVAGNLFEGAVPAAVCGLAGLKNFTYTDNFITSRPSCKQATADGAWNCISGAPAQRPPAQCAAAASHPFDCSKAQCQFSAYTPATPAPGGGKPSGPSYPSPPSSTTTPSSHSPPKGSGTPSYPSPHQGSTTPSYHSPPQGSTTPSPPGSTTPSYPTPPSSSSTPSYHSPPQGSTTPSPPGSTTPSYPTPPSSSSTPSYHSPPQGSTTPSSPGSTTPSYPTPPSSSSTPSYHSPPQGSSTPSPPGSTTPSYPTPPSSSSTPSSHSPPQSTPGTPSYPSPSSGTPTPVGGHAPPPPTSADKPDGRYAPPPGSYGPTTPSGSTPPSSGSHQPPSPPTEYPGYALPPHSSGTPSTTPPSQTHPGTPSSPSGPTTPSTPEHCAPPSKGSSTGDHGHGHPTPTPTPFPPVYGVAYGSPPPPMKPYN from the coding sequence TACGCGGCGTCGCTGGCCACCCGCTTCGACGCGCCGGCGTCGTGGCCGTTCCCCAACCCGCGGCTGCGGGCCGCCTACGCCGCGCTGCAGGCCTGGAAGCAGACGGCCATCTTCTCCGACCCGTCCAACTTCACCGCCAACTGGCAAGGCCCCGACGTGTGCGCCTACACCGGCGTCTACTGCGCGCCGGCCCCCTCCGCCTACGGCGCGGTGACCGTGGCCGGGATCGACCTCAACCACGCCGACATCGCGGGCTACCTTCCCGCCTCCCTCCCGCTCGGCCTCCCGGACCTGGCGCTGCTCCACCTCAACTCCAACCGCTTCTGCGGGGTGGTGCCGGACACCTTCCGCCGCCTGCGCCTCCTCCACGAGCTCGACCTCAGCAACAACCGCTTCGTCGGTGCCTTCCCGGAGGTGGTGCTCGCGCTGCCGTCCTTGAAGTACCTCGACCTCCGCTTCAACGACTTCGAGGGCGCCATCCCGCCCGCGCTCTTCGACCGCCCGCTCGACGCCATCTTCCTCAACTCCAACCGCCTGCGTCGCCCCATCCCCGCCAACCTCGGCAACTCGCCGGCCTCCGTCGTCGTGCTCGCGCACAACAGGCTCGGCGGGTGCATCCCGCCCTCCATCGGGAAGATGGCGGAGACGCTCAACGAGATCGTGCTCATCGACGACCAGCTCACCGGCTGCATCCCGCCGCAGGTCGGGCTGCTCAAGAAGGTGACGGTGTTTGATGTCAGCGGGAACCGGCTACAGGGGGCGCTCCCCGCGGCCATCGGCGGGATGGCCGCCGTCGAGGAGCTCGTCGTCGCCGGGAACCTCTTCGAGGGCGCCGTGCCGGCCGCCGTCTGCGGCCTCGCCGGGCTCAAGAACTTCACCTACACCGACAACTTCATCACCTCGCGCCCGAGCTGCAAGCAGGCCACCGCCGACGGCGCGTGGAACTGCATCTCCGGCGCGCCCGCACAGCGCCCGCCGGCTCAGTGCGCCGCCGCAGCCTCCCACCCGTTCGACTGCAGCAAGGCGCAATGCCAGTTCTCGGCGTACACTCCTGCCACTCCCGCGCCCGGTGGTGGCAAGCCTTCCGGCCCGTCGTACCCGTCGCCGCCGTCAAGCACGACCACTCCGTCGTCCCACTCGCCTCCCAAGGGCTCCGGCACGCCGTCATACCCCTCGCCGCATCAGGGATCCACCACCCCGTCCTACCACTCGCCACCTCAGGGATCCACCACGCCATCGCCACCAGGCTCAACCACGCCGTCGTACCCGACACCACCGTCCAGCTCCAGTACCCCGTCGTACCACTCGCCGCCTCAGGGATCCACCACGCCATCGCCACCAGGCTCAACCACGCCGTCGTACCCCACGCCACCGTCCAGCTCCAGCACCCCGTCGTACCACTCGCCGCCCCAGGGATCGACCACGCCATCGTCACCAGGCTCAACCACGCCGTCGTACCCGACGCCTCCGTCGAGCTCCAGCACCCCGTCATACCACTCGCCGCCCCAGGGATCCTCCACGCCATCGCCACCAGGCTCAACCACGCCGTCGTACCCGACGCCTCCGTCCAGCTCCAGCACCCCATCATCCCACTCACCGCCGCAGAGCACGCCGGGGACCCCGTCGTACCCGTCTCCTTCGTCAGGCACCCCGACGCCAGTAGGAGGCCACGCGCCGCCTCCCCCGACCTCGGCCGACAAGCCAGACGGCCGGTACGCGCCGCCCCCGGGCTCGTACGGCCCCACGACGCCCTCCGGCTCGACGCCACCTTCCTCCGGCAGCCAccagccgccgtcgccgcccacgGAGTACCCCGGCTACGCGCTGCCTCCCCACTCGTCAGGGACCCCATCGACCACGCCTCCATCACAGACGCACCCAGGCACACCGTCTTCCCCGTCGGGGCCAACAACGCCGTCCACGCCCGAGCACTGCGCGCCGCCGTCCAAGGGCAGCAGCACCGGCGACCACGGGCACGGGcacccgacgccgacgccgacgccgttCCCGCCGGTGTACGGCGTGGCATAcgggtcgccgccgccgccgatgaaGCCGTACAACTAA